From the genome of Pseudomonas sp. WJP1:
TGCTGGTGCATTCGGTGCTGTGGGCCTTGGCGCTGAACACGTACGCAGGTTTTCTCGGCGTCTCGGAAACCCTGCGCATGGCCGGGCGTAACTACGGCCTCAAGGGCATGCGCTTCGTGCTGTTCATCCTGATCCCAGCGGCGCTGCCGTCGATCCTCGCCGGATTGAAAATCGGCTGGGCTTTTGCCTGGCGTACGCTGATCGCTGCCGAGTTGGTGTTTGGTGCGACCAGTGGCAAGGGCGGGTTGGGGTGGTACATCTTCCAGAACCGAAATGAGCTGTACACGGATAAGGTGTTTGCCGGGTTGGCGGTGGTGATTCTGATTGGGTTGCTGGTGGAGAACCTGGTGTTTGATACGTTGGAGCGAGTGACGGTGAAGCGGTGGGGGATGCAGCGGTAGCCCCCTTCGATTCAAATAAATAGTTACTTGCGGTTGTATTAGACAGAACGCCTTCTTATTGATGAGTTAGCAAGGGCTAGGTCGGCATCGCTTTCGATAGGTCTATCGGGTCGAACGGGGCGCGGTGCTGATGCACGCATTGCATCGCTTTCGATAGGTCTATCGGGTCGAGCGGGGCGCGGTGCTGATGCACGCATTGCATCGCTTTCGATAGGTCTATCGGGTCGAACGGAGCGCTGTGCTGATGACCCCGAGGGCGTGGGGTTTGTATTTGCCATCGGCTGTCGTACGGTTGGTGTTACACGAGCTGTAGGGCGATAGGCTTGTGCAAGGCGCTCGGCAGGTCGAGGGGCTGTTCGAGACGGAAACATCGAGCTTACCAAAGCACTGTTTCGCCTGTTCAAGGCGTTGCTGAACAGCGCTAGATCAGCGTTAGGGGCAAGGCCTAGCGTTCCTTGCGTTCTATAGGTGCGGAAAAATACATCCCTCGTTGCCTCAATCAGATTGTTGAATGCAGCGAGCAACGACTGAACTACATGTCCTGTTGGATCTGAATGATTTACTGGATTCCCCATACAATACATATATGCATTAAACCCACCTCCACCAAACGGGCTCCAACTGTCTGGACTATGGAACCGCATCAACCGCGGGTTGTAAGCGCGATAGCCGTTACCCAACAAATACCAACCTATCTTTGGTTCGCGTAATTGGCCGTTGAAGCCAAGCCGGATCCTGTCTTCCTGTTGCGCGGATTGCTCTCCGTAAGCGGTGTAGGCGATGGGGTTATGCTTGCCATCGAAAATTTCGCCAATGATTGAAAGGCTATTGTCGGTTGCCAACAGCGTCGTGCGTTGCCAAGAGGAAGTTTCCTGATCAACAGGTTTGAGTTGAGTCATGTTGATGGCTTCGCCGATGTATGGTCGAGGGATTTAGTTTTACACCTCAGGTTCTCTGGTGGGAACTATCAGAACTGCTAGGGTCCTCGCATAAACTTGAGCTGCGTTCGGACGATTTTTGGATCTGGTAGCATTGCGCCTGAATCAATCCTGTTCAGGCACGAGTGCTCCCCATGCAACTACCAGACATGAACCTGTTGGTCGCCCTTGACGCCCTGCTCGACGAGGGCAGCGTAGTAGGAGCCGCACGGCGGATGAACCTCAGCCCGGCGGCCATGAGTCGCACGTTGACGCGCATCCGCGAGGCCATCGGCGATCCGATCCTGGTGCGAGCCGGTCGTGGTCTGGTGCCGACGCCGAAGGCGCTGGACTTACGCGAGCAGGTGCGCGATGTGGTGGAGCAGGCCGCGCACTTGTTCCACTCGGCCAGGGTCGTGGATCTGGGCAGCTTGCGGCGGCGGTTCAGTATCCGGGCCAACGATTTTTTCATCGGCATCTACGGCGGCAAGCTGTTCGACACCATGGAGCGTCAGGCCCCTTATTGTGAGTTGCGTTTTGCACCGGAGGGCGATGGCGATGATGAGGCCTTGCGCGAGGGCCGCATCGATCTGAGCGTCAGCAACAACCGGCCGCTGATGCCGGAAGTGAAGGTGCAAAATCTGTTTTCCACCCAGTTCGTCGGCCTGGTGCGCGAGGATCACCCCTTGCTCGATCAAGAAATCACCCCTGAACGCTTTGCCGGGTATTCGCATATCAGCATGTCCCGTCGCGGGATCGCCCGCGGACCGATCGATGCGGCACTCAACGCCCTGGGCCTGGAGCGGCGGGTCGCGGTGATTGCCCCGAGTTTCCACGCGGCGATGTTCGCCTTGCCCGATTCCGACCTGATTCTGCCGGTGCCCAGAGAGACGCTATTGAGTGTTCGCCGGCTAGGGCTGAAGTTGCGCTCGTTCACCCTGCCCATTCCCTTGCCGACCATCGTGCTGAACCAGGCCTGGCACCCTCGCTTCGACAATGACCCCGCTCACCGCTGGTTGCGTGAAACGCTGAAAACCTGTTGTGACGAGACGTGGCTGGCGGCACAACCGGACTTGGGTTGAGCGATAAAACTGTAGGAGTGAGCCTGCTCGCGATAGCGGAGTGACAGACAGCTCATTGGTGTCTGACACCCCGCTATCGCGAGCAGGCTCACTCCTACAGGGATCTCAATCATTGCGTATAGCGCACTTATAACCTGCCGATAAGTCAGTTTTCGTCAGGTCACACGCTTCATAGAATGCTCCGATGTTCAAATCCCGGAGCTCGCAGCAATGACTTCCCTCACGGTCACGGCGCCTCTCGTCGCGGCCAGCCCGACCGCCGCCGCGCCACCGGTCTTCGGCCCGCGGATCATCATCGGCCTGGTGGGCGTATTGCTCGCAGTGCTGGTGTCGGGCCTGAACGAGATGGTGACCAAGGTGGCCCTGGCCGATATCCGTGGCGGTCTGGCCATCGGTTATGACGAAGGCACCTGGCTGGTTGCCAGCTACGCCGCGACCTCGGTGGCTGCCATGGCGTTTGCGCCATGGTGCGCCGTCACGTTCTCGCTGCGGCGCTTCACCCTGTGCGCTATCAGTGCCTTCACGCTGCTGGGGGTGTTGTGCCCGTGGGCACCGAACTACGAAAGCCTGCTGGTGCTGCGGACCTTGCAAGGCTTGGCCGGTGGCGCGCTGCCACCGATGTTGATGACCGTCGCCCTGCGCTTTCTACCGGCCAACGTAAAACTCTACGGCCTGGCCGGTTATGCCCTGACCGCCACCTTCGGCCCGGGGCTGGGCACGCCGCTGGCCGGGCTCTGGACTGAGTATGTCGGCTGGCAGTGGACCTTCTGGCAGATCGTCGTGCCCTGCCTGATGGCCATGGTCGCGGTGAGCTACGGCATTCCTCAGGACCCCCTGCGGCTGGAGCGTCTCAAACAGTTCAACTGGCGAGGTTTGCTGTTGGGTTTTCCGGCGATCTGCATGCTGGTGATCGGCATCCTGCAGGGCAATCGGCTGGACTGGTTCGAATCGAGCCTGATTTGTGCATTGCTGGTGGGCGGTACGCTGTTGCTGGTGCTGTTCCTGATCAACGAGTGGTCGCAGCCGATTCCGTTTTTCAAGATGCAGATGCTCGGCATCCGCAACCTTTCGTTCGCGTTGGTCACCCTGGCCGGCGTGCTGGTGGTATTGCTGGCGGTGGTGATTATTCCGTCCAGCTATCTGGCGCAGGTCCAGGGTTATCGCCCGGTGCAGACTGCACCCATCACCTTGTTGGCGGCGCTCCCGCAGTTGATCGCGCTGCCGTTGGTGGCGGCGTTGTGCAACCTGCGCTGGGTTGATTGCCGCTGGGTCCTCGGGATCGGCCTGAGCATGTTGGTGTTGTCCTGCATCGGCGGTTCGCAGCTGACCTCGATGTGGATTCGCGACGAATTCTATGCCCTGCAACTGCTGCAGATTTTCGGTCAGCCCATGGCGGTCTTGCCATTGCTGATGCTCTCGACTGGCAGCATCAACCCCATGGATGGCCCCTTCGCGTCGTCCTGGTTCAACACCGTAAAAGGCCTCGCGGCGGTGATCGCCACCGGCATGCTGGAAACCCTGACCACCCAGCGCCTGCACTTTCACTCGACCATGCTGGTGGACCGCCTTGGCAATTCGCCCCTGGTCGACAACGACACCCCGGGCCTTGCCCACCGGCTGCATGAGCAGGCCGTGGTACTGGCCGCCTCGGACCTTTACCTATGCATGGCCGGCCTCGCATTGGCGCTGATCCTGCTGATTTTCTGGCTGCCGACGCGGATCTATCCGCCCCGTGCGCCGACTTGAATGCATCACTGAAACAGAAGGTTTTCATGACGACTCAATCCAAGCAAAAAGTAGCCGTTGGCGTCGCCGTCGTGATCGCGATGGGCGTACTGATTTATCTGCTGGCGCCCGGTTTGTTCGGTCAGCGCACGCAGCAGAGCACCAACGATGCCTATGTCTCCGCCGACTACACACTGGTGGTGCCGCGCGTTGCCGGGTTCATCAAGCAGGTACTGGTGGAAGACAACCAACAGGTCAAGGCCGGGCAGTTGCTGGCCCTGATCGATGACCGCGACCTGCGCGCCGCCGCCGACGCGGCCGCCGCTGAAGCCCTGGTGGCCCAGGCGCAACTGCAAAATGCCCGGGCAACGCTTGAGCGCCAGGCCTCGGTGATCGCTCAGGCACAGGCGCAGGTGGTGTCCGCCAAGGCTGAAATGGCCTTTGCGCAACATGAGCTGAACCGTTACGACCATCTGGCCGGTGTCGGTGCCGGCACGGTGCAGAACGCGCAGCAAGCGCGCACGCGCATCGACCAGGCCAGTGCCCGGTTGACCAATGTGACAGCGGTGCTGGCGGCGGAGCGCAAGCAGGTGGACATCCTCACGGCCCAGCGTGACGGGGCCGAAGGTGGTTTGAAACGAGCCCAGGCGAAGCTGGAAATCGCCAGTTACGAGCTGTCTTACACGCGGATTACCGCGCCGCAGGATGGCATGGTGGGCGAGCGCGCGGTACGTGTCGGGGCCTATGTCACACCGGGCAGCAAACTGCTCGCGGTGGTACCGCTGGCGCAGGCCTATGTGGTGGCCAACTTCCAGGAAACCCAACTGACGAGTGTGCAGCCGGGGCAGGACGTGCAGGTGCGTGTCGACACCTTTGGCGGCGCCGCGTTGAACGGGCGGGTCGAGAGCATCGCACCGGCCACCGGCGTGACCTTTGCTTCAATCAAACCGGACAACGCGACTGGCAACTTCACCAAGGTGGTGCAGCGGATTCCGGTGAAGATCGTGCTGGAACCGGGTCAGCCGCTGGCCGAACGGTTGCGGGTGGGGATGTCGGTGGAGGCGAGTATCGATACGGCTGGCGCCAAGGCCAATGAGGTTGCGCAGCGATGAAGATCTTCGTTGATTGTGCCGACGCCATCGCGAGCAAGCCCGCTCCCACATTGAAACGCAATCCCTTGTGGGAGCGGGCTTGCTCGCGAAGAGGCCATCAGTCTCGACTCACTGCGTGCGCCTTGTTAGTCCTGAGCCTTGGCGCATGCACCGTCGGCCCGGATTTCATCAAACCCCAAGCACCACAAATCTCCGAATGGTCGAAACCGCAACAATTCGCCGTTAGCCAGGCTGTCTCAGAAACGATGGAAGAACGATGGTGGCGCGTTTTCAACGATCCGAAACTCTCGGCCCTCACTCAACGTGCCCTGACCGACAACCTCGACCTGAAACTCGCCAGCAGCCGCTTGCAACAGAGCCGTGCGGTGCGCCAGGTAGTGACGGCCGATCGTTATCCCACCAGCGCCGTCGGCGGTAGCTACGCCCGTAAACGCAACAGCGGCGAAGGCCTGAGCGACCCGTCGGGGCATAACGGTAATTCGGCGTTCAATCTCTGGGACGCCGGCTTCTCTGCCTCCTGGGAGCTGGATTTCTGGGGTCGCGTGCGCCGCGAAACCGAAGCTGCCGATGCCACTCTTGAAGTCGCGGAAAACGACCGTCGCGGCGTACTGTTGTCGGTGCTGGCCGAAACCGCCCAGGACTACATTCAGCTGCGCGGAGTGCAGAACACCCGCGCCGTGACCGAACAAAACCTCGACGTTGCCCGGCACAGCCTGAAACTTTCGCAGCTGCGCCTGGCTGACGGTGTCGCTACGGACCTTGATGTGGCCGAAGCCGCCGCCCAGGTCGCCGCCATCGAGTCGCGCCTGCCGGCATTGGAGCAGCGCCAGGCCCAACTGATCAACGCCTTGAGCCTGTTGATGGGCGAACCGCCCCAGGCGCTGGCGGCCGAGTTATCCACCGATGCGCCGGTTCCGCAAACCCCGCGCCAGGTCGCCATCGGCCTGCCGTCGCAACTGGCCGAGCGCCGCCCGGACATCCGCCAGGCCGAAGCGCGCCTGCATGCCGCGACCGCGAGCATCGGCGTAGCCAAGGGTGATTTTTATCCACGGATTACCCTGTCAGGCAGCGTCGGTTCGCAAGCCATGCAGCTGGGCGATTTCGGTTCCTGGGGTTCACGCACATTCGGCATCGGTCCGCAGTTCAGCCTGCCGCTGTTCGACGGCGGCCGCCTGCGCGGCGTGCTGAACCTGCGCGAAGCCCAGCAACAGGAAGCGGCCATCGCCTACCAGCAGACCGTGTTGCGCGCCTGGCATGAAATCGACGACCAATTGAGCGCCTACAACGCCAGCCAACTGCGTCGCGACAGCCTCGCCGAAGCGGTGCGCCAGAACCAGATCGCTCTGCAAACGGCGCAACGGCAATACGTTGAAGGCGTGGTGGATTTCGTCAACGTACTCACCGTGCAAGGCGCGTTGCTGGCGACCCAGGAGCAATGGGTGGAGAGTTCCACTGGCGTGTCGCTGGCCGCAGTCGGCTTGTACAAGGCGCTGGGTGGTGGATGGGAGTCGGTTTATCCGCTGACTGCGCAACATTGAGTGAAATCGTGAAGCTGGACGTAGGACGCGTCCTGATTATTTTGTGTGGGCATTCGTGATGGTTATCTGCGGTTAGCATTTTGGTCCACTTCATGACCAAGGTTATGCGTCCGTATGAATGCCAATCCCTATGCGCCTCCAGTGGCCGAACTTGATTGCACTGAATCACCCCGCGCGGCCTTTTTTGTTGTGGGTACCAGCAAGTTTGCGCTGATGATTGTTTCGACCTTTGGTTTGTACGTCACCTATTGGCTGTATAAAAACTGGAAGCTTTACCGTGCCGCTACGGGCAACAAAGTGATACCCATAGCTCGTGAACTTCTGGGCGTGTTTTTCATGTACTCGCTGTTCACCAGCATTGATCGGCGATTACGCGCTTCAGGTCGGGACTATCGTTGGTACCCACGCTTGCTGGCGATTAGCGTGATCATGGCTGCTGCAGCGAGCATGGGGCTGATGTGGTTGCCGGATGTGCACATCAGCTTTGCGCTGAGTCTTCTGATACTGCTCTTGCAGGTCTGCTCCTTTTTGCGTGTACAGGAAGCAATCAATTATCTGGAGAACGATGTGGCCGGGACGGCGAACTCGACACTGACTTTTGCCAATGGTGTCTGGTTTACATTTGGCTTGTGTTGTTGGGGCGTGGCGATTCTGGTTTTCTACGCCCTGTTGTAGTTTCAGCCTCGACTTACGATTTTGCCGATAGATCCGCCATGCCCTTGAGCAATTCGATCGGCAGCGGAAAGACGATGGTCGAACTCTTGTCGCCGGCAATCGAGCTCAACGTCTGCATGTAACGCAGCTGCATGGCGCCGGGCTGGCGACCAAGCATTTCGGCGGCCTGCATGAGTTTTTCCGAGGCTTGCAATTCGCCTTCCGCGTGGATCACCTTGGCGCGGCGTTCGCGCTCCGCTTCGGCTTGTTTGGCGATGGCGCGGATCATCGATTCGTTGAGGTCCACGTGCTTGATCTCGACGTTGGCTACCTTGATGCCCCAGGCGTCGGTCTGGGCGTCGAGGACTTGCTGGATGTCGATATTCAGCCGTTCGCGCTCGGCCAGCAGTTCATCCAGCTCATGTTTACCAAGCACCGCGCGCAAGGTCGTCTGCGCCAGTTGGCTGGTGGCCATGAGAAAATCCTCGACCTGGATGATCGCCTTCTGCGGATCGAGCACGCGGAAGTACAGCACGGCGTTGACCTTGACCGAGACGTTGTCGCGGGTGATCACATCTTGCGGCGGAACGTCGAGGACGATGGTGCGCAAGTCGACACGGACCATTTGCTGGATCACCGGAATCAGCAGGATCAGGCCGGGGCCCTTGACCTGCCAGAAGCGTCCGAGCTGGAACACCACCCCACGCTCGTACTCGCGCAGGATGCGGAACGTCGCCCCCGCCAATGCGATCAGCAGTAGCAGCAGCGCGACAAAACCGATTTGCAGACCCATGGCTAACCTCCAACCGTTACCGCGTCAGCCGCGGCCACTTCCAGCAACAATCCCTTGCGCGCCACCACCCGGACCTTTTGCCCGATCTGTAATGGCTTGGCGCTCGATACCTGCCAGCGTTCGCCCTGCAAATGCACCCAGCCCAGACACGCATCGCCGGCCTGCAAGGCCAGCACCGGAGTCACGCTGCCCAGCAGGCCGGCATCACCGCTGACGGTGTGCCGCGGTCGGGTCTTGAGGGCGCGGATCAGCAGGAATATCAACAGCAGCGCGCTGATCAGTCCCAGGCCGATCATCAACGGCACGGGCAATTCGGCATTGGTCAGGATCACCGCGCCGATCACGAACATCACGAT
Proteins encoded in this window:
- a CDS encoding NfeD family protein → MNTRCCAVALLLALSGAALAADTGALPGPNPAGIWLITFGIAFLIAEAALPNYGVIGLGGIVMFVIGAVILTNAELPVPLMIGLGLISALLLIFLLIRALKTRPRHTVSGDAGLLGSVTPVLALQAGDACLGWVHLQGERWQVSSAKPLQIGQKVRVVARKGLLLEVAAADAVTVGG
- a CDS encoding slipin family protein, which gives rise to MGLQIGFVALLLLLIALAGATFRILREYERGVVFQLGRFWQVKGPGLILLIPVIQQMVRVDLRTIVLDVPPQDVITRDNVSVKVNAVLYFRVLDPQKAIIQVEDFLMATSQLAQTTLRAVLGKHELDELLAERERLNIDIQQVLDAQTDAWGIKVANVEIKHVDLNESMIRAIAKQAEAERERRAKVIHAEGELQASEKLMQAAEMLGRQPGAMQLRYMQTLSSIAGDKSSTIVFPLPIELLKGMADLSAKS
- a CDS encoding MFS transporter, coding for MTSLTVTAPLVAASPTAAAPPVFGPRIIIGLVGVLLAVLVSGLNEMVTKVALADIRGGLAIGYDEGTWLVASYAATSVAAMAFAPWCAVTFSLRRFTLCAISAFTLLGVLCPWAPNYESLLVLRTLQGLAGGALPPMLMTVALRFLPANVKLYGLAGYALTATFGPGLGTPLAGLWTEYVGWQWTFWQIVVPCLMAMVAVSYGIPQDPLRLERLKQFNWRGLLLGFPAICMLVIGILQGNRLDWFESSLICALLVGGTLLLVLFLINEWSQPIPFFKMQMLGIRNLSFALVTLAGVLVVLLAVVIIPSSYLAQVQGYRPVQTAPITLLAALPQLIALPLVAALCNLRWVDCRWVLGIGLSMLVLSCIGGSQLTSMWIRDEFYALQLLQIFGQPMAVLPLLMLSTGSINPMDGPFASSWFNTVKGLAAVIATGMLETLTTQRLHFHSTMLVDRLGNSPLVDNDTPGLAHRLHEQAVVLAASDLYLCMAGLALALILLIFWLPTRIYPPRAPT
- a CDS encoding efflux transporter outer membrane subunit yields the protein MKIFVDCADAIASKPAPTLKRNPLWERACSRRGHQSRLTACALLVLSLGACTVGPDFIKPQAPQISEWSKPQQFAVSQAVSETMEERWWRVFNDPKLSALTQRALTDNLDLKLASSRLQQSRAVRQVVTADRYPTSAVGGSYARKRNSGEGLSDPSGHNGNSAFNLWDAGFSASWELDFWGRVRRETEAADATLEVAENDRRGVLLSVLAETAQDYIQLRGVQNTRAVTEQNLDVARHSLKLSQLRLADGVATDLDVAEAAAQVAAIESRLPALEQRQAQLINALSLLMGEPPQALAAELSTDAPVPQTPRQVAIGLPSQLAERRPDIRQAEARLHAATASIGVAKGDFYPRITLSGSVGSQAMQLGDFGSWGSRTFGIGPQFSLPLFDGGRLRGVLNLREAQQQEAAIAYQQTVLRAWHEIDDQLSAYNASQLRRDSLAEAVRQNQIALQTAQRQYVEGVVDFVNVLTVQGALLATQEQWVESSTGVSLAAVGLYKALGGGWESVYPLTAQH
- a CDS encoding HlyD family secretion protein; this translates as MTTQSKQKVAVGVAVVIAMGVLIYLLAPGLFGQRTQQSTNDAYVSADYTLVVPRVAGFIKQVLVEDNQQVKAGQLLALIDDRDLRAAADAAAAEALVAQAQLQNARATLERQASVIAQAQAQVVSAKAEMAFAQHELNRYDHLAGVGAGTVQNAQQARTRIDQASARLTNVTAVLAAERKQVDILTAQRDGAEGGLKRAQAKLEIASYELSYTRITAPQDGMVGERAVRVGAYVTPGSKLLAVVPLAQAYVVANFQETQLTSVQPGQDVQVRVDTFGGAALNGRVESIAPATGVTFASIKPDNATGNFTKVVQRIPVKIVLEPGQPLAERLRVGMSVEASIDTAGAKANEVAQR
- a CDS encoding RHS repeat-associated core domain-containing protein — translated: MTQLKPVDQETSSWQRTTLLATDNSLSIIGEIFDGKHNPIAYTAYGEQSAQQEDRIRLGFNGQLREPKIGWYLLGNGYRAYNPRLMRFHSPDSWSPFGGGGFNAYMYCMGNPVNHSDPTGHVVQSLLAAFNNLIEATRDVFFRTYRTQGTLGLAPNADLALFSNALNRRNSALVSSMFPSRTAPRPAERLAQAYRPTARVTPTVRQPMANTNPTPSGSSAQRSVRPDRPIESDAMRASAPRPARPDRPIESDAMRASAPRPVRPDRPIESDADLALANSSIRRRSV
- a CDS encoding LysR family transcriptional regulator; the encoded protein is MQLPDMNLLVALDALLDEGSVVGAARRMNLSPAAMSRTLTRIREAIGDPILVRAGRGLVPTPKALDLREQVRDVVEQAAHLFHSARVVDLGSLRRRFSIRANDFFIGIYGGKLFDTMERQAPYCELRFAPEGDGDDEALREGRIDLSVSNNRPLMPEVKVQNLFSTQFVGLVREDHPLLDQEITPERFAGYSHISMSRRGIARGPIDAALNALGLERRVAVIAPSFHAAMFALPDSDLILPVPRETLLSVRRLGLKLRSFTLPIPLPTIVLNQAWHPRFDNDPAHRWLRETLKTCCDETWLAAQPDLG